A window from uncultured Fretibacterium sp. encodes these proteins:
- a CDS encoding precorrin-2 C(20)-methyltransferase, whose product MRLIVAGVGPGDPGMVTAGALRALEDADLVLIPHSRDGRPSVAEGAVGAHLRDGVAVPVVFPMIRDAQGRDAALRGRLEELRPRWEGAGNIVLPVIGDSALYATGAYLYDVWKELVPDLELVLVPGVSAHSLASSCARRFLALGEDVLCIVPGTAEPGRIEAALRAADAAALYKPSALGDGLRPLVQRAGPWRETVRVDRAGLPDERILYGDEALAAAGEYLSVLLLWR is encoded by the coding sequence TTGAGGCTGATCGTCGCGGGGGTGGGGCCGGGCGACCCCGGCATGGTGACGGCGGGGGCGCTTCGCGCCCTGGAGGATGCGGACCTGGTGCTGATCCCGCACTCGCGGGACGGGAGGCCGAGCGTCGCGGAGGGTGCGGTGGGCGCCCACCTGAGGGATGGCGTCGCCGTGCCGGTGGTCTTCCCCATGATCCGCGACGCGCAGGGGCGCGACGCCGCCCTGAGGGGGCGGCTGGAGGAGCTCCGTCCCCGATGGGAGGGCGCGGGAAACATTGTGTTGCCGGTGATCGGGGACTCGGCGCTCTATGCGACCGGCGCCTATCTCTACGACGTCTGGAAAGAACTGGTCCCGGACCTGGAGCTCGTCCTCGTGCCCGGCGTGTCCGCGCACTCCCTGGCCTCGTCCTGCGCGCGGCGCTTTCTGGCGCTGGGGGAGGACGTGCTCTGCATCGTCCCCGGCACGGCGGAGCCCGGGAGGATCGAGGCAGCCCTGAGGGCCGCGGACGCCGCGGCCCTCTACAAGCCGAGCGCGCTGGGGGACGGGCTGCGCCCGCTGGTGCAGCGCGCGGGGCCCTGGCGGGAGACGGTCCGGGTGGACCGGGCGGGGCTGCCGGACGAGCGTATCCTCTACGGGGACGAGGCGCTTGCGGCGGCCGGGGAGTATCTGTCGGTCCTGCTGCTCTGGCGTTAG